A portion of the Paucilactobacillus hokkaidonensis JCM 18461 genome contains these proteins:
- a CDS encoding Dps family protein, which yields MTEIQFPKTQAHLNQLIADLSQIQVNVQQTHWYMRGPEFFKLHPKMDEFNAEFAEQLDEVAERLIALGGKPYATTHEFIEHTKLPDEIIDWGQYKLPELMQNLDYQFKYLRDQYQMGIEITDAEKDLPTQDMLNGFKAEMDKLIWMISAFLDKGPIDQ from the coding sequence ATGACTGAAATTCAATTTCCAAAGACCCAAGCACATCTAAATCAGTTAATTGCTGATTTAAGCCAGATTCAGGTGAATGTCCAACAAACCCATTGGTACATGCGGGGACCAGAGTTTTTTAAATTACATCCAAAGATGGATGAATTTAATGCTGAATTTGCAGAACAGTTAGATGAGGTGGCCGAACGGCTGATCGCGTTAGGCGGAAAGCCATATGCTACTACTCATGAATTTATTGAGCACACCAAACTACCAGATGAAATTATTGACTGGGGTCAGTATAAATTGCCAGAGTTAATGCAAAATTTGGATTATCAATTTAAATATTTGCGTGATCAGTATCAGATGGGAATTGAAATTACAGATGCAGAAAAAGATCTGCCTACTCAAGATATGCTAAATGGTTTCAAAGCTGAAATGGATAAATTAATTTGGATGATCAGCGCCTTTCTTGATAAGGGCCCAATTGATCAATAG
- a CDS encoding DMT family transporter: MGYLFLGLAIIGEVIGTSLLKASAGFTQLVPTISSLVSYGLCFYFLSLTMKSVNLNVAYAIWAGLGLILTTIIAVFYWKETINIAGLIGIALILCGVVILNLFNAPH; this comes from the coding sequence ATGGGATATTTATTCTTGGGATTGGCAATTATTGGTGAAGTAATTGGAACAAGTCTTCTGAAAGCATCGGCTGGTTTCACCCAGTTAGTCCCCACAATTAGTTCATTGGTTTCCTATGGTTTGTGTTTTTATTTTCTTTCCCTCACGATGAAAAGCGTCAATTTAAACGTGGCGTATGCCATTTGGGCCGGTTTAGGGCTCATTTTAACAACGATCATCGCTGTCTTTTATTGGAAAGAAACCATTAATATTGCTGGTTTGATTGGAATTGCTTTAATTTTATGTGGCGTAGTTATTCTAAATTTATTCAACGCGCCACACTAG
- the ndk gene encoding nucleoside-diphosphate kinase, with translation MAEERILILVKPDGVTLGHIGEVITRLERKGYGIDALKVTTATEDKLHRHYADLLDKPFFPEIETYMYEGPIVAMIATGTNIISVFRRMAGATNPSEADFGTLRGDFGREWPDGLIRNVVHSSDSVESAEKEIKIWFPELD, from the coding sequence ATGGCTGAAGAACGGATATTAATTCTTGTTAAACCAGATGGAGTTACGCTGGGACATATTGGTGAAGTGATCACGCGATTGGAACGGAAAGGCTACGGAATTGATGCGTTGAAGGTGACGACGGCGACGGAAGATAAATTGCATCGTCATTACGCTGATTTGCTAGACAAACCGTTCTTTCCAGAAATTGAAACCTATATGTATGAGGGCCCGATTGTGGCGATGATTGCTACTGGAACTAATATTATCAGCGTTTTTCGCCGGATGGCGGGAGCTACTAATCCTTCTGAAGCTGATTTTGGTACGCTACGTGGTGATTTTGGGCGTGAGTGGCCTGATGGGTTGATTCGAAACGTAGTTCATAGTTCCGATAGTGTTGAAAGTGCTGAAAAAGAAATTAAAATTTGGTTCCCTGAACTTGATTGA
- a CDS encoding glyoxalase/bleomycin resistance/extradiol dioxygenase family protein, which translates to MANSLYPYLTFTDTKAALDYYKTVFAAQDIQRLPVTPEAAASMNVPDNIDPAKLTMHAVFTILGTWIYASDNFNHDDKLTNSTRLLIDVGGDDAKKSVIATNWYHKITQDPSIKVLMPLANQGWGAKLAMFTDKYKITWMLQIK; encoded by the coding sequence ATGGCCAATTCATTATATCCATATCTGACTTTTACCGATACAAAGGCTGCATTAGACTATTACAAAACAGTTTTTGCAGCGCAAGATATTCAACGATTGCCAGTGACACCTGAAGCAGCAGCATCGATGAATGTGCCAGATAATATTGATCCTGCTAAGTTAACCATGCATGCAGTGTTTACAATTTTGGGAACTTGGATTTATGCTTCTGATAACTTCAATCATGATGATAAGCTGACAAACAGTACGCGCTTGTTAATTGACGTTGGCGGTGATGATGCAAAGAAATCAGTGATAGCAACTAATTGGTACCACAAAATAACTCAGGATCCATCGATCAAAGTATTAATGCCATTGGCAAATCAAGGCTGGGGTGCCAAACTAGCCATGTTTACAGATAAGTATAAAATCACTTGGATGTTACAAATTAAATGA
- a CDS encoding MIP/aquaporin family protein yields MRKYIAELLGTFMLVFLGTATVVIAKGGVLAIGLAFGLAITISAYAFGGISGGHFNPAVTTGMLINKRIGVKDAFWYIIFQILGAIAASAFVSLFVRALGLKATALGQTDFPSISAGMAVLVEGLITFLFVLIILNVTSDDHGNSDFAGLVIGITLAFLIIVALNLTGGSLNPARSIGPAIFAGGSALNHLWVYVVAPEVGAVVAAFCSRILNSEN; encoded by the coding sequence ATGCGTAAGTATATTGCAGAACTTTTAGGAACATTCATGTTAGTATTTTTAGGAACAGCAACAGTGGTAATTGCGAAGGGTGGCGTTTTAGCTATTGGATTAGCATTCGGATTAGCGATCACCATTTCGGCATATGCATTTGGTGGTATTTCAGGTGGGCATTTTAACCCAGCCGTGACAACTGGTATGCTGATTAATAAACGGATCGGTGTTAAGGATGCATTTTGGTATATTATTTTTCAAATCCTAGGAGCGATTGCGGCCAGTGCGTTTGTGTCATTATTTGTGAGAGCGTTGGGATTAAAAGCAACTGCATTAGGGCAGACGGATTTTCCGTCAATTAGTGCCGGGATGGCTGTACTAGTCGAAGGACTAATCACGTTTTTATTTGTGCTAATAATTTTAAATGTAACCAGTGATGATCATGGTAATTCTGATTTTGCGGGATTAGTAATCGGAATTACACTGGCATTCTTAATTATCGTGGCACTCAATTTAACGGGTGGATCATTAAATCCAGCCCGTTCAATTGGACCAGCAATTTTTGCAGGTGGCAGCGCGTTAAATCACCTGTGGGTCTATGTCGTCGCACCAGAAGTCGGTGCAGTTGTGGCGGCATTTTGTTCAAGGATTTTAAATAGCGAAAATTAG
- a CDS encoding glycoside hydrolase family 65 protein has protein sequence MSTSSNWTIIDNQLPVSDNEALESIFTVGNGYLGVRGSYEDDEISNQATTHGVFINGFYETAPIMYGEQAYGYPYERQSMISLPDATHIELLLDGLRVDRNNGTVSQNVRTLSLKTGLMTHSFTWEENLSKDKIRVSYTRLVSHTRKHILAMQVTVKPLNFKRAILTIKSTLDTNSLTVHHSNDPRVSDINPAVMLNHTTTLESQNAQLMGMAFPTQGSKLTTLIGVLHNIDGVIDQSTCTWQKQLLIDEKPITFEKYACYFDTREPHKNTVLTAVETELTQCQSDGFDQLKTEQTNYLTQFWRTSNLHIANDYNSNLQLESRFDLFQLLQSVGKDGRRGISAKGLSSTGYDGHYFWDTEIYIMPFFTMTQPKIARALLINRYHQLSKSIQHAKHLGYAGALFPWRTINGQESSAYFPASTAAVHINADIMFAVQQYFYFTNDHQFMHQYGLKMLVETSRFYLSYGNWDPDKGFVLNTVTGPDEYTALVNNNAYTNLMVKNQLEFLTTSFTLEQVTSLGVTSDEWHQFKLAAADMFIDQTGDLIGQDDSFLNKPKIELTKLKKRQFPLLLHFHPLYLYQHQVLKQADLILAIALMPYRFSKKQQQTNYDYYEPLTTHDSSLSRCAYAIAGSKLTDQKQFSKMLQLSFETDIEDSQHNTADGLHTASMGGTWLAILLGLVHIRATETKLILEPILPPQWDAYVVPITYHGSQLKLSVSKRGAIVTLLSGDPVVVELNGKQVTF, from the coding sequence ATGTCAACTAGTTCTAACTGGACAATTATTGATAACCAACTACCTGTATCTGATAACGAGGCATTAGAATCTATTTTTACCGTTGGCAATGGCTACTTGGGTGTTCGCGGCAGCTATGAAGATGACGAAATTAGTAACCAAGCAACCACGCACGGCGTTTTCATTAATGGTTTTTATGAAACCGCCCCCATTATGTATGGCGAACAGGCTTACGGTTACCCATATGAGCGCCAATCGATGATCAGTCTGCCCGATGCTACTCATATCGAACTATTACTAGATGGATTACGAGTTGATCGTAATAATGGTACTGTTTCACAAAATGTGAGAACCTTATCGCTTAAGACTGGACTGATGACCCATAGTTTTACTTGGGAAGAAAATCTAAGTAAAGATAAAATTAGGGTTTCTTATACTCGCCTTGTCAGTCACACTCGTAAGCATATTTTGGCAATGCAGGTGACTGTGAAGCCACTCAATTTTAAGCGCGCAATTTTAACCATTAAATCTACCTTAGATACTAATAGTTTAACCGTTCACCACAGTAATGATCCGCGAGTCAGCGATATTAATCCCGCAGTAATGCTCAATCACACCACAACTCTGGAGAGTCAAAATGCTCAATTAATGGGGATGGCATTTCCTACTCAAGGCAGTAAGCTCACTACATTAATTGGGGTCTTGCACAATATCGATGGTGTGATCGATCAATCTACGTGCACCTGGCAAAAACAATTGTTAATTGACGAAAAACCAATCACGTTTGAGAAATATGCTTGCTACTTTGATACTCGTGAACCACATAAGAACACTGTTTTAACAGCAGTCGAAACTGAATTAACACAGTGCCAATCGGATGGATTTGACCAGTTGAAGACTGAACAAACAAATTATCTAACCCAATTTTGGCGAACTAGTAACTTGCACATTGCAAATGACTATAATAGTAATTTGCAATTAGAAAGTCGCTTTGATTTATTTCAATTACTACAGTCTGTTGGTAAAGATGGTCGCCGGGGCATCAGTGCTAAGGGGTTATCAAGTACTGGCTACGATGGGCATTACTTTTGGGATACCGAAATTTATATCATGCCGTTTTTCACCATGACTCAACCAAAAATTGCCCGTGCTTTATTAATTAATCGCTATCATCAACTGTCAAAATCTATTCAGCATGCCAAACATCTTGGCTATGCCGGCGCTTTATTTCCTTGGCGGACTATTAATGGCCAAGAATCATCAGCTTACTTTCCTGCCAGTACCGCTGCTGTTCACATCAATGCTGACATCATGTTTGCCGTTCAACAATATTTTTATTTCACTAATGACCATCAGTTCATGCATCAATACGGGCTCAAAATGTTAGTTGAAACTAGTCGTTTCTATTTAAGCTATGGTAATTGGGACCCGGATAAGGGCTTTGTTCTTAATACAGTCACTGGCCCAGACGAATATACTGCATTAGTAAATAACAATGCCTACACCAACCTAATGGTTAAAAACCAATTAGAATTTTTAACCACCTCATTTACATTAGAACAGGTAACTAGCCTAGGTGTTACCAGTGATGAATGGCACCAATTCAAGCTAGCTGCCGCTGATATGTTTATTGATCAGACTGGTGATCTAATCGGACAAGATGATAGTTTCTTAAACAAGCCTAAAATAGAACTTACCAAGCTGAAAAAACGTCAATTTCCTTTACTGCTACATTTTCATCCCTTATATCTTTACCAACACCAAGTCCTCAAACAAGCCGACCTGATTTTAGCAATCGCATTAATGCCTTACCGTTTTAGTAAAAAGCAACAACAGACTAATTATGATTATTACGAACCGCTCACGACACATGATTCATCATTGTCACGTTGTGCGTACGCGATTGCGGGCTCTAAACTAACCGATCAAAAACAATTTAGTAAAATGTTGCAGCTATCCTTTGAAACTGATATTGAGGATAGTCAGCATAACACCGCAGATGGTTTACACACGGCCTCCATGGGCGGCACTTGGCTTGCCATTTTATTAGGACTTGTCCACATTCGTGCTACTGAAACTAAACTAATATTAGAACCAATTTTGCCACCACAATGGGATGCTTACGTAGTACCGATTACTTACCATGGCAGTCAGTTAAAACTATCCGTATCTAAACGTGGTGCCATTGTCACTTTGTTAAGTGGCGATCCAGTCGTTGTGGAGTTGAATGGTAAACAAGTTACATTTTAG
- a CDS encoding aldo/keto reductase yields MAEVTANNSGTYVFDDQFKVNRLGYGTMQLTGNGTWGPYHDPKQAVAVVQKAVELGINFFDTADSYGPWFADRYLAKGLQGAANRDQIFISDKVGQTRQGPSVWTPHGEPNYLRQQVEVSLMTLGIDHEDLLFLHRIDTHFSVEQQVGELKKMQDEGKIKHIGLSQVTVEQIKEAQKYAHIDAIENLYNVGNHQDDDVVDYAQAQHMAFVPWYPLDTGKLTKADGPLASIATKYSASPAQIALAWLLKRSTNILPIPGTSSIEHLTDNVAAANIDLSDADFETLSRLAG; encoded by the coding sequence ATGGCTGAAGTTACAGCAAATAATTCTGGCACATATGTATTTGATGATCAATTTAAGGTCAATCGGTTAGGCTATGGAACAATGCAGCTAACTGGTAATGGAACATGGGGCCCGTATCATGACCCTAAACAGGCAGTTGCAGTTGTTCAAAAGGCAGTTGAGTTAGGGATCAACTTCTTTGATACCGCTGATTCTTATGGCCCATGGTTTGCGGATCGATATTTAGCTAAGGGACTACAGGGTGCTGCTAATCGCGATCAGATTTTCATTTCTGATAAAGTGGGACAAACTCGACAAGGGCCAAGCGTTTGGACACCCCATGGTGAACCTAATTATTTACGGCAACAAGTGGAAGTATCACTGATGACATTGGGAATTGATCACGAAGATTTATTATTCTTGCACCGAATTGATACTCATTTTTCTGTAGAACAACAGGTGGGCGAACTTAAAAAGATGCAAGATGAGGGAAAAATTAAACATATCGGCTTAAGCCAAGTAACGGTAGAACAGATTAAAGAAGCCCAAAAGTATGCGCACATTGATGCCATTGAAAACTTATATAATGTTGGTAATCATCAAGATGATGATGTAGTGGATTATGCGCAAGCACAACACATGGCTTTCGTGCCGTGGTATCCATTAGACACGGGTAAGTTAACTAAGGCAGATGGACCGTTAGCTTCAATTGCGACCAAATATAGTGCCAGTCCTGCCCAGATTGCCTTGGCTTGGTTGTTGAAACGGTCAACTAACATTTTGCCAATTCCAGGGACCAGTTCTATCGAGCATTTAACAGATAATGTTGCTGCAGCAAATATTGATTTAAGTGATGCTGATTTCGAAACATTAAGTCGGTTAGCCGGTTAG